Proteins from one Oenanthe melanoleuca isolate GR-GAL-2019-014 chromosome 1, OMel1.0, whole genome shotgun sequence genomic window:
- the ATP6V1A gene encoding V-type proton ATPase catalytic subunit A, whose protein sequence is MDFSKLPKIRDEDREAFVGYVYGVSGPVVTACNMAGAAMYELVRVGHSELVGEIIRLEGDLATVQVYEETSGVSVGDPVLRTGKPLSVELGPGIMGAIFDGIQRPLLDISTLTKSIYIPRGVNVSALSRDIKWDFTPSKNLRVGSHITGGDIYGVVNENSLIKHKIMLPPRNRGTVTYIAPPGNYDASDVVLELEFEGVKEKFTMVQVWPVRQVRPVTEKLPANHPLLTGQRVLDALFPCVQGGTTAIPGAFGCGKTVISQSLSKYSNSDVIIYVGCGERGNEMSEVLRDFPELTMEVDGKVESIMKRTALVANTSNMPVAAREASIYTGITLSEYFRDMGYHVSMMADSTSRWAEALREISGRLAEMPADSGYPAYLSARLASFYERAGRVKCLGNPEREGSVSIVGAVSPPGGDFSDPVTSATLGIVQVFWGLDKKLAQRKHFPSVNWLISYSKYTRALDEYYDKHFTEFVPLRTKAKEILQEEEDLAEIVQLVGKASLAETDKITLEVAKLIKDDFLQQNGYTPYDRFCPFYKTVGMLSNMIAFYDMARRAVETTAQSDNKITWSIIRENMSEILYRLTSMKFKDPVKDGETKIKADYAQLFEDMQNAFRSLED, encoded by the exons ATGGACTTctcaaaactccccaaaatccGTGACGAGGACAGAGAGGCTTTTGTTGGCTATGTTTATGGAGTCTCGGGACCTG TGGTCACGGCCTGCAACATGGCCGGGGCTGCCATGTATGAGCTGGTACGAGTAGGACACAGTGAACTGGTGGGGGAGATTATCCGGCTGGAAGGTGATCTGGCAACTGTCCAGGTGTATGAAGAAACAT CTGGTGTCTCTGTAGGAGATCCTGTGCTCCGTACTGGGAAGCCCCTATCAGTGGAACTGGGGCCTGGCATTATGGGTGCTATTTTTGATGGTATCCAGAGACCTCTCTTGGACATCAGCACTCTGACCAAAAGTATCTATATCCCTAGAGGTGTCAACGTGTCAGCTTTGAGCCGAGATATCAAATGGGACTTCACACCTTCCAAGAATCTGCGG GTTGGCAGCCACATCACTGGTGGAGATATTTATGGTGTGGTGAATGAAAACTCCCTGATCAAACACAAAATCATGCTGCCCCCACGAAATAGGGGTACAGTTACATACATTGCTCCTCCAGGAAACTATGACGCTTCA GATGTTGTGTTAGAGCTGGAGTTTGAAGGTGTGAAGGAGAAGTTCACGATGGTGCAGGTGTGGCCTGTACGTCAAGTCCGTCCTGTGACTGAGAAGTTACCAGCCAATCATCCTTTATTAACTGGCCAACGAGTCCTGGATGCCCTCTTTCC GTGTGTACAAGGAGGTACAACAGCGATTCCTGGGGCATTTGGCTGTGGAAAGACTGTGATCTCACAGTCTCTTTCAAAGTACTCCAACAGTGATGTCATCATTTATGTAGGCTGTGGAGAACGAGGAAATGAAATGTCTGAAGTACTGAGAGATTTTCCTGAG TTAACAATGGAAGTTGATGGCAAGGTAGAAAGCATCATGAAGAGAACAGCTCTGGTAGCAAATACTTCCAACATGCCTGTGGCTGCCAGAGAAGCCTCCATCTATACTG GAATCACCCTGTCCGAGTATTTCCGGGATATGGGCTACCATGTCAGTATGATGGCAGACTCTACTTCCCGATGGGCTGAGGCCCTCAGGGAAATCTCAGGGCGACTGGCTGAAATGCCAGCTG ACAGTGGTTATCCAGCCTACCTCAGTGCCCGTCTGGCCTCTTTCTATGAGCGAGCCGGGAGAGTGAAGTGTCTGGGAAATCCTGAGAGAGAAGGCAGTGTCAGCATTGTTGGAGC TGTCTCTCCCCCAGGTGGTGACTTCTCTGATCCTGTCACATCTGCTACCCTGGGCATTGTTCAG GTTTTCTGGGGCCTGGATAAGAAGCTGGCACAGCGGAAGCACTTCCCATCTGTGAACTGGCTGATCAGCTACAGTAAATACACGCGAGCCCTGGATGAGTACTACGACAAGCATTTCACAGAATTTGTTCCTCTAAGGACAAAGGCCAAAGAGATCCTACAGGAGGAAGAGGACCTTGCAGAGATTGTGCAGCTTGTGGGGAAG GCTTCCTTGGcagaaacagataaaattaCCTTGGAGGTTGCCAAGCTGATAAAAGATGACTTCTTGCAGCAGAATGGCTATACACCTTATGACAG GTTCTGCCCTTTCTATAAAACAGTGGGAATGCTTTCCAACATGATTGCATTTTATGACATGGCACGCCGTGCTGTAGAAACCACAGCTCAGAGTGACAATAAGATCACATGGTCCATCATCCGAGAGAACATGAGTGAAATCCTCTACAGACTTACCTCCATGAAGTTCAAG GACCCTGTTAAAGATGGTGAAACAAAAATCAAGGCGGACTATGCTCAGCTTTTTGAGGATATGCAGAATGCATTTCGCAGTCTGGAAGACTAG
- the DUSP12 gene encoding dual specificity protein phosphatase 12 produces MAAPGGMVPVLAGLYVGGAESCSSPEALSAAGVVAVLTVDAEEPPAVPGVRAMHVRARDEPGADLLSRLDECAAFLDAARAGGGAALVRCHAGVSRSVAVVAAYLMKTQRLGWEEALAAVRAAKPDAQVNPGFQGQLKLYEAMGCAVDTSSVLYKRYRLEMLSERLSEPQDLPQEVFAVDPTTVCQKLNTEILYRCRKCRRALFRSSSILSHTEGIGLTAFAHKRITNSARLSGNGQEKCTSYFIEPVQWMEPALLGVMEGQLLCPKCMSKLGSFSWRGDQCSCGRWVTPAFQIHKSRVDEVRMLPVGNFQIAKT; encoded by the exons ATGGCGGCTCCCGGCGGGATGGTGCCGGTGCTGGCGGGGCTCTACGTGGGCGGCGCGGAGTCGTGCTCGTCCCCAGAGGCGCTGTCGGCGGCGGGGGTGGTGGCGGTGCTGACGGTGGACGCGGAGGAGCCACCGGCCGTGCCGGGGGTGCGGGCCATGCACGTCCGGGCGCGGGACGAGCCCGGCGCGGACCTGCTGAGCCGCCTGGATGAGTGCGCCGCGTTCCTGGACGCggcccgggcgggcggcggcgccgcgctCGTCCGCTG CCACGCCGGGGTGAGCCGCAGCGTGGCCGTGGTCGCCGCCTACCTGATGAAGACGCAGCGTCTCGGCTGGGAGGAGGCGCTCGCCGCCGTCAGGGCCGCCAAGCCGGACGCGCA GGTGAACCCGGGCTTCCAGGGGCAGCTGAAACTCTACGAGGCGATGGGCTGCGCCGTGGACACCAGCAGCGTCCTGTACAAGAGGTACCGGCTGGAGATGCTCAGCGAGAGGCTCTCCG AACCTCAAGACTTGCCCCAAGAAGTCTTTGCAGTTGATCCTACCACTGTATGTCAAAAATTGAACACAGAGATTCTTTACAGATGCAGGAAATGCAG ACGCGCTCTGTTCCGTAGCTCCAGCATTTTGTCCCACACGGAAGGAATCGGACTGACAGCTTTTGCCCACAAGAGGATAACAAACTCTGCACGGCTTTCTGGGAATGGCCAGGAAAAGTGCACCTCATACTTCATCGAGCCTGTGCAGTGGATGGAACCAGCGTTGCTCGGAGTAATGGAAGGACAG CTTCTGTGTCCCAAATGCATGTCAAAGTTGGGCTCCTTCAGCTGGAGAGGGGACCAGTGTTCCTGTGGCCGCTGGGTGACTCCGGCCTTCCAGATCCACAAAAGTAGAGTGGATGAAGTGAGGATGCTGCCAGTTGGTAACTTCCAAATTGCCAAAACCTGA